The following are encoded together in the Brassica napus cultivar Da-Ae chromosome A9, Da-Ae, whole genome shotgun sequence genome:
- the LOC106369077 gene encoding calcium-dependent protein kinase 10 has protein sequence MGNCNVCVRPPNPEESKPTPKPKKTNQNRKLNPFTSDFIRSPVRTRAPKDAVIPTSHQTKITDKYILGRELGRGEFGITYLCTDRESREALACKSISKRKLRTAVDVEDVRREVSIMSTLPDHPNVVKLRATYEDGENVHLVMELCEGGELFDRIVARGHYTERAAAGVARTIAEVVMMCHVNGVVHRDLKPENFLFANKKENSALKAIDFGLSVFFKPGEKFKEIVGSPYYMAPEVLKRDYGPEVDVWSAGVIIYILLCGVPPFWAETEQGVALAILRGVIDFKRDPWPQISESAKSLVRQMLNPDPTKRLTAQQVLAHPWVQNAKKAPNVPLGDIVRSRLKQFSMMNRFKKKVLRVIAEHLSIQEVEVIKDMFSLMDEDNDGRITYLELKAGLQKVGSQLGEPEIKMLMEVADVDGNGFLDYGEFVAVIIHLQKIENDELFKLAFMFFDKDGSTYIELDELREALTDELGEPDVSVLNDIMREVDSDKDGRINYDEFVTMMKAGTDWRKASRQYSRERFKSLSINLMKDGSLHLHDALTGQSVPV, from the exons ATGGGTAACTGTAACGTCTGCGTGAGACCTCCCAACCCCGAAGAATCCAAACCGACTCCTAAACCGAAGAAAACCAACCAAAACCGGAAATTAAACCCATTCACCTCCGATTTCATCAGATCCCCCGTTCGAACCCGCGCCCCCAAGGACGCGGTAATCCCCACGAGCCACCAGACCAAGATCACCGACAAGTACATCCTCGGCCGAGAGCTAGGCCGCGGCGAGTTCGGGATCACCTACCTCTGCACGGACCGCGAGTCCCGCGAAGCCCTGGCCTGCAAATCGATCTCCAAGCGGAAGCTCCGCACCGCCGTCGACGTCGAGGACGTCCGCCGCGAGGTCTCGATCATGTCCACCCTCCCCGACCACCCCAACGTCGTGAAGCTCAGGGCGACTTACGAGGACGGCGAGAACGTGCACCTGGTGATGGAGCTCTGCGAAGGCGGCGAGCTTTTCGATAGGATTGTTGCCAGGGGGCATTACACGGAGCGTGCGGCTGCGGGAGTTGCGAGGACGATCGCTGAGGTTGTGATGATGTGTCATGTGAATGGAGTTGTGCATAGGGATTTGAAGCCTGAGAACTTTTTGTTTGCTAATAAGAAGGAGAACTCTGCGTTGAAGGCTATTGATTTTGGGTTGTCTGTGTTCTTCAAACCTG GAGAAAAGTTTAAGGAGATTGTAGGAAGTCCATATTACATGGCTCCTGAGGTGTTGAAGAGAGATTATGGACCAGAGGTTGATGTTTGGAGTGCTGGAGTTATCATCTACATCTTGCTCTGTGGTGTTCCTCCCTTTTGGGCTG AGACGGAACAAGGTGTTGCTCTTGCGATCTTGCGGGGAGTTATTGACTTTAAGAGAGACCCTTGGCCTCAGATATCAGAGAGCGCCAAGAGCCTTGTGAGGCAGATGTTGAATCCTGATCCCACTAAGCGTTTAACTGCTCAGCAAGTGTTAG CTCACCCTTGGGTACAGAATGCGAAGAAAGCTCCAAATGTTCCTTTAGGGGATATAGTCAGATCAAGATTGAAGCAGTTCTCTATGATGAATAGATTCAAAAAGAAAGTTCTTCGT GTAATAGCTGAGCACTTGTCTATTCAAGAGGTTGAAGTGATCAAAGACATGTTCTCACTGATGGATGAAGACAACGATGGGAGAATAACTTACCTGGAACTCAAAGCTGGACTTCAGAAGGTTGGCTCACAACTTGGTGAACCAGAGATCAAAATGTTGATGGAAGTG GCTGATGTTGATGGGAATGGGTTTCTGGACTACGGAGAGTTTGTAGCTGTGATCATTCACTTGCAGAAGATAGAGAACGACGAGCTTTTCAAACTAGCTTTTATGTTCTTTGACAAAGATGGAAGTACATACATCGAACTTGATGAGCTACGGGAAGCTTTAACTGACGAGTTAGGCGAGCCAGATGTCAGTGTTCTAAACGACATCATGCGTGAAGTTGATTCTGACAAG GATGGGCGTATAAACTATGATGAGTTTGTGACGATGATGAAAGCAGGAACCGATTGGAGAAAGGCGTCGAGACAATACTCAAGAGAGAGGTTCAAAAGCTTAAGCATTAACTTGATGAAAGATGGGTCATTGCATCTCCATGATGCTCTCACTGGACAATCTGTCCctgtttga
- the LOC106369076 gene encoding protein NRT1/ PTR FAMILY 2.9-like produces MEVEKNITGEDDDDDSKLIYRGWKVMPFIIGNETFEKLGIVGSSSNLVIYLTTVFNMKSITAATVVNIYGGTSNFGTIVAAFLCDSYFGRYKTLSFAMIACFLGSVAMDLTAVINQLHPDKCGKEIGSVCKGPSIGQIMFLAGAMVLLVIGAGGIRPCNLPFGADQFNPKTKEGKRGVDSFFNWYFFTFTFAQMVSLTLIVYVQSNVSWSIGLAIPAILMLLGCIIFFAGSKLYVKVKASGSPIHSITRVIVVAIKKRRLKHIGSSSEGLYNYIAKDFKNSKLSHTNQFRFLDKAAIQTPDDKLNMDGSPADLWKLCSVQQVEEVKCVIRVLPVWLSAALFYLAYIQQTTYTIFQSLQSDRRLGSGTFQIPAGSYMVFLMLGMTIFIPIYDRVLVPFLRKYTGRDGGITQLQRVGAGLFLCITSMLVSAAVEQHRRTVALTRETLGVAPRKGAISSMSGMWLIPQLLLMGIGDALAGVGQMEFYYKQFPENMRSFAGSLYYCGIGLASYLSSFLLSTVHNITEGSSAGNWLPEDLNKGRLEYFYYFVAGMMTLNFAYFLLVSHWYRYKDVVAKDNDMDKSSNEVDKVSV; encoded by the exons GAAATGAGACATTTGAGAAACTTGGAATAGTTGGGAGCTCATCGAATCTTGTCATCTACTTAACGACGGTTTTCAACATGAAGAGCATCACAGCGGCGACCGTCGTCAATATCTACGGTGGTACAAGCAACTTCGGCACTATAGTCGCCGCTTTCCTCTGTGACTCTTACTTTGGCCGTTACAAAACCCTATCCTTCGCCATGATCGCTTGCTTCCTC GGTTCGGTAGCGATGGATCTAACGGCTGTGATTAACCAGCTACATCCAGATAAATGCGGTAAGGAGATAGGAAGCGTGTGCAAGGGGCCATCTATCGGACAGATTATGTTTCTCGCCGGAGCAATGGTTTTGCTAGTGATCGGAGCCGGTGGGATCAGGCCGTGTAATCTTCCCTTTGGTGCTGATCAGTTCAACCCTAAGACGAAAGAAGGCAAACGAGGGGTTGATAGTTTCTTTAATTGGTATTTCTTCACCTTCACGTTTGCTCAGATGGTGTCGTTAACGCTCATCGTCTATGTTCAGTCAAACGTGAGTTGGAGTATAGGTTTAGCTATCCCAGCTATTCTTATGTTACTTGGTTGTATCATCTTCTTTGCTGGTTCTAAGCTCTATGTCAAGGTTAAAGCCAGTGGCAGTCCCATTCATAGCATAACACGAGTCATCGTTGTCGCGATCAAGAAGAGAAGATTAAAGCACATTGGTTCGTCTTCTGAGGGTCTTTACAACTACATAGCAAAGGACTTCAAGAACTCAAAGTTGAGCCATACAAATCAGTTTAG GTTTCTTGACAAAGCGGCAATCCAAACACCAGATGATAAACTGAACATGGATGGTTCTCCAGCGGATCTATGGAAGCTATGTAGTGTGCAGCAAGTGGAGGAAGTGAAATGCGTGATCCGTGTGCTACCAGTTTGGCTCTCTGCCGCCTTATTCTACCTAGCTTACATTCAACAAACAACCTACACAATCTTTCAGTCTCTTCAATCCGATAGACGCCTCGGTTCAGGAACTTTCCAGATACCAGCCGGGTCTTACATGGTCTTCTTGATGCTTGGAATGACGATTTTCATACCTATCTACGACCGCGTCCTTGTACCTTTCCTTCGAAAGTATACAGGCAGAGACGGTGGTATCACACAGCTCCAGAGAGTTGGAGCAGGATTGTTTCTATGCATCACAAGTATGTTGGTCTCCGCAGCTGTAGAGCAACACAGAAGAACGGTAGCTCTCACAAGGGAGACGCTGGGCGTTGCACCGAGAAAAGGTGCAATCTCTTCAATGTCCGGTATGTGGCTGATACCTCAGTTACTGCTGATGGGTATAGGAGACGCCTTAGCTGGAGTTGGTCAGATGGAGTTTTACTACAAACAGTTTCCAGAGAACATGAGAAGTTTTGCTGGTTCTTTGTATTACTGCGGAATTGGACTGGCGAGTTACCTCAGCAGCTTTCTGTTATCCACGGTGCACAACATCACGGAGGGATCATCTGCCGGGAACTGGCTTCCGGAGGATCTAAACAAGGGGAGGTTGGAGTATTTCTACTACTTTGTAGCTGGTATGATGACTCTAAACTTTGCCTATTTCTTGTTAGTCTCACATTGGTACCGTTACAAAGATGTTGTGGCCAAGGACAATGACATGGATAAGTCATCTAATGAGGTTGATAAGGTTTCAGTGTAA